The proteins below come from a single Eubacterium limosum genomic window:
- a CDS encoding uroporphyrinogen decarboxylase family protein, translating to MSKYQESLERCQKAVNLEQPDRIPVICKVDPTFAIEYAGFDMKEALWNVDRIAEAYSKVYEDFYFDGGGYMGRFPLFYKVMQSKSFVPNDSNGYVQHPEVSGLEAEEYDEYIADPYKTIVNKVVPRLYPALAAEGMEGGLNWARAINANNRIMGKIVAGNNLVAEKYGVPNLRRGITEAPFDFVADQLRGFSGASMDIRRHSEQIRQAAEVSTPLMAKLARLSNPTPGGSASIFMPLHMPSYMRTKDFEKLYWPSFKALIDELVGEGYTIQVFFEKNWTRYYEFLQDLPKGVIGYFEEDDLGVVKEKLGKKMCIMGNMPLSILRTGTVQQCVDTAKEIIDKAAPNGGYLFTTDKSLLTVKDVKAENFRAVNEFVHEYGIYK from the coding sequence ATGAGTAAATATCAGGAAAGTTTGGAAAGATGCCAGAAGGCAGTCAATCTTGAACAACCAGACCGCATTCCGGTCATCTGTAAGGTCGATCCGACCTTTGCCATTGAGTACGCGGGCTTTGACATGAAAGAAGCCCTCTGGAATGTGGACCGCATCGCGGAGGCATATTCAAAGGTTTATGAGGACTTTTATTTTGACGGCGGCGGATACATGGGCCGTTTCCCGCTGTTCTACAAGGTTATGCAGTCTAAATCCTTTGTACCCAACGACAGCAACGGCTACGTGCAGCATCCAGAGGTATCCGGTCTCGAGGCAGAGGAATATGACGAGTACATCGCAGATCCCTATAAAACCATTGTCAACAAGGTTGTGCCGAGACTGTACCCGGCGCTGGCGGCAGAAGGCATGGAGGGCGGCCTGAACTGGGCGAGAGCCATCAACGCCAATAACCGTATCATGGGCAAAATTGTGGCAGGCAATAACCTGGTGGCTGAAAAATACGGGGTTCCAAACCTGCGGCGCGGTATCACCGAAGCGCCCTTTGACTTTGTGGCAGACCAGCTGCGCGGCTTCAGCGGCGCGTCCATGGATATCCGCCGGCATTCCGAGCAGATCCGCCAGGCGGCTGAGGTTTCAACACCGCTCATGGCTAAGCTTGCCCGTCTGAGCAACCCGACACCGGGCGGCAGCGCTTCCATTTTTATGCCGCTGCACATGCCTTCTTACATGCGCACAAAAGACTTTGAGAAGCTCTACTGGCCAAGCTTTAAAGCACTGATCGACGAGCTGGTGGGCGAAGGCTACACCATTCAGGTATTCTTTGAAAAGAACTGGACCCGCTATTACGAATTCCTTCAGGATCTGCCAAAGGGCGTTATCGGCTATTTTGAAGAGGATGACCTGGGCGTGGTCAAAGAAAAACTGGGCAAGAAAATGTGTATCATGGGCAATATGCCGCTCAGCATCCTGAGAACCGGTACTGTACAGCAGTGTGTCGATACCGCCAAGGAAATCATTGACAAGGCAGCGCCGAACGGCGGCTACCTCTTTACCACGGATAAATCCCTGCTCACCGTCAAGGACGTTAAGGCAGAAAACTTCCGCGCGGTCAACGAGTTTGTGCACGAATACGGCATTTACAAATAG
- a CDS encoding TetR/AcrR family transcriptional regulator: MYEKGVQTRNMIYQTAKQLFYDKGYEKTKIKEIADTAEVPIGLFTYYFKTKDKIVQYIYSEFFAQISLRITEELKSGLDNSILRHAIHAWLYYDIILNNENNRRFYYENLKKTSNFRILDKTASQIFRRFVEDFNIIISDHDFDNLVYLDFGARREYFLNYFEQPEPDSVDDVVFLLNGIFPRLLGIDQNSVTTTLYKGISTAKTIRHHDIPFLV; this comes from the coding sequence ATGTACGAAAAAGGGGTTCAGACCCGTAACATGATCTATCAAACTGCCAAGCAGTTATTTTATGATAAAGGCTATGAAAAGACCAAGATCAAGGAGATTGCCGACACGGCCGAGGTCCCCATCGGTCTTTTTACCTATTATTTCAAAACCAAGGATAAGATTGTTCAGTACATTTATTCTGAGTTTTTTGCTCAGATCAGTCTCCGCATCACCGAAGAGCTGAAAAGCGGTCTGGACAATTCCATCCTGCGCCATGCCATTCACGCCTGGCTGTATTATGATATTATCCTAAACAATGAAAACAACCGCCGGTTTTACTATGAAAACCTCAAGAAAACCTCAAACTTCCGGATTCTTGATAAAACTGCCTCGCAGATTTTCAGGCGTTTTGTTGAAGATTTTAACATTATCATCTCAGATCACGACTTTGATAACCTTGTTTATCTTGATTTTGGCGCCCGCCGGGAGTATTTCTTAAATTACTTTGAACAGCCTGAGCCCGACAGCGTGGACGATGTTGTCTTTCTACTTAATGGTATTTTTCCCAGACTGCTCGGCATCGACCAGAACAGTGTCACCACTACCCTATACAAGGGCATCAGCACCGCTAAAACCATCCGTCATCACGATATCCCCTTCCTTGTATAA
- a CDS encoding NAD(P)/FAD-dependent oxidoreductase codes for MYDVVIIGAGIIGTSIARELSRYDLKIALLEKENDVSMGSTKANSAIVHGGYAEAHAKLKGRVCYQGRKQFEKLNEELNFGFAPIGSLVLAFEEEQKKGLEDLLENGRLNGLPDLEILDHDAIMEIEPNVNPEVKYALYCKGAGVCSPYEMAIALAENAVANGVELYLETPVKAIEPTKTGFDVIAGDDQVFDTRYVVNAAGLYSDKIAAMVGLNDFQILPRSGEYLLMVRGSGSAINQVLFQMPTKMGKGILVTPTYHGNLLIGPDAVNEESVDRDTHAERLLKIFKEATLTTDKLNIKQFIRSFTGVRAVSTTDDFIVEESRVPHFINVAGIQSPGITSSPAIAQMVAGILRDAGLALKEDPGFNPHRDPIITKKELAPMKEILPLLDLPLGDPERMVCRCEQVTEATILDAMHRGIPVTTIDGIKRRTRAGMGWCQGTFCRPRVAEVMSKELGYEIDPGFDIEHSGVNRIGKNEIVAYIEAHMNDE; via the coding sequence ATGTACGATGTTGTAATAATCGGCGCTGGAATCATCGGAACGAGCATTGCCCGTGAGCTCTCCCGCTATGATCTCAAAATCGCCCTGCTTGAAAAGGAAAACGATGTGTCTATGGGCTCCACCAAGGCAAACTCTGCCATTGTCCACGGCGGCTACGCCGAAGCCCACGCCAAGCTCAAGGGCCGTGTGTGCTACCAGGGCCGCAAGCAGTTTGAAAAACTGAATGAGGAGCTGAATTTTGGCTTTGCGCCCATCGGCTCGCTGGTGCTTGCCTTTGAGGAGGAACAGAAAAAGGGCTTGGAGGATCTGCTTGAAAACGGACGTCTCAACGGCCTTCCAGATCTCGAAATTCTGGACCACGACGCCATTATGGAAATTGAACCGAATGTCAACCCTGAGGTTAAGTACGCGCTGTACTGTAAGGGCGCTGGCGTCTGCTCACCCTACGAAATGGCCATCGCTCTGGCCGAAAACGCAGTGGCCAACGGTGTGGAGCTCTACCTTGAAACCCCGGTAAAAGCCATCGAACCGACCAAAACCGGCTTTGATGTTATCGCCGGCGACGACCAGGTTTTTGACACCCGCTACGTGGTCAACGCTGCCGGGCTGTACTCGGACAAAATCGCCGCTATGGTAGGCCTGAACGACTTCCAGATTCTCCCGCGCTCCGGCGAGTATCTGCTCATGGTGCGCGGCTCCGGCTCTGCCATCAACCAGGTGCTGTTCCAGATGCCGACCAAGATGGGCAAGGGCATTCTCGTCACTCCGACCTACCACGGCAACCTGCTCATCGGGCCGGACGCGGTCAATGAGGAGAGCGTTGACCGCGATACTCACGCCGAACGCCTCCTGAAGATTTTCAAGGAAGCAACGCTGACCACGGACAAGCTGAACATCAAGCAGTTTATCCGCAGCTTCACAGGTGTACGGGCAGTCAGCACCACCGATGACTTTATCGTCGAGGAAAGCCGTGTGCCGCATTTCATCAACGTTGCAGGCATCCAGTCGCCGGGGATCACCTCCTCACCGGCCATCGCTCAGATGGTTGCCGGGATTCTGAGGGACGCTGGCCTTGCGCTAAAGGAAGACCCCGGCTTCAACCCGCACCGCGATCCCATCATCACCAAGAAGGAACTGGCGCCGATGAAGGAAATCCTGCCGCTTTTAGATCTGCCGCTGGGCGATCCTGAGCGCATGGTCTGCCGCTGCGAACAGGTCACCGAGGCGACCATTCTGGACGCCATGCACCGCGGTATTCCTGTCACCACCATTGATGGCATCAAACGCCGTACCCGCGCAGGTATGGGCTGGTGCCAGGGTACCTTCTGCCGCCCGCGTGTCGCTGAGGTCATGTCAAAAGAGCTGGGCTACGAAATCGACCCGGGCTTTGACATTGAGCACAGTGGCGTCAACCGCATCGGTAAAAACGAAATTGTCGCTTACATCGAAGCGCACATGAACGACGAATAA